The Maylandia zebra isolate NMK-2024a linkage group LG7, Mzebra_GT3a, whole genome shotgun sequence genome contains a region encoding:
- the alad gene encoding delta-aminolevulinic acid dehydratase: MQTPAESILHSGYFHPTLRYWQTCIADLRPDNLIYPIFVTDGADAVEPIGSLPGQARYGVNKLEGMLRPLVDNGLKCVLIFGVPAKIAKDERGSGADTDDTPAVLAVKKIRSLFPELLVACDVCLCPYTSHGHCGILNDDGALNNDASCLRLAEVALAYARAGCHIIAPSDMMDGRVRAIKQALISNGLGNKVSVLSYSAKFASCYYGPFRDAAQSKPAFGDRRCYQLPPGARGLAIRAVERDVREGADMLMVKPGLPYLDIMREVKDKFPTHPLAVYNVSGEFAMIWHGAQAGAFDLKAAVMEAMTAFRRAGADIIITYYTPQLLTWLKE; the protein is encoded by the exons ATGCAGACGCCTGCAGAATCAATCCTCCACAGTGGCTACTTCCACCCAACCCTAAGATACTGGCAGACCTGCATTGCCGATTTAAGACCTGACAATCTTATCTACCCAATCTTTGTTAC AGATGGTGCAGATGCAGTAGAGCCCATCGGCAGCCTGCCGGGACAAGCCAG ATATGGAGTGAACAAGCTGGAGGGAATGTTGCGTCCACTTGTGGATAATGGCTTGAAGTGTGTGCTGATTTTTGGTGTCCCGGCTAAAATAGCAAAG GATGAGAGGGGTTCAGGCGCCGACACCGACGATACACCGGCGGTACTGGCAGTCAAGAAAATCCGATCTTTGTTCCCGGAGCTGCTGGTGGCGTGTGATGTCTGTCTGTGTCCCTACACGTCACACGGACACTGTG GCATCCTGAATGATGATGGCGCACTGAACAATGATGCCAGCTGTCTGCGTTTGGCTGAAGTAGCGCTGGCGTACGCTCGTGCTG GTTGTCACATCATCGCTCCCTCTGATATGATGGATGGAAGAGTTAGAGCCATAAAACAAGCACTGATTTCCAATGGTTTGGGAAATAAG gtttcaGTGCTGAGCTACAGTGCAAAGTTTGCTTCTTGCTATTATGGTCCCTTCAG GGATGCTGCACAGTCGAAGCCTGCATTCGGGGACAGACGCTGCTATCAGCTGCCTCCTGGCGCGCGAGGGCTCGCCATCAGAGCTGTG GAGCGAGATGTGAGAGAAGGTGCGGACATGCTGATGGTGAAGCCGGGTCTGCCATATCTGGACATCATGAGGGAAGTCAAAGACAAG TTCCCCACTCACCCCTTGGCAGTGTACAATGTGTCTGGGGAGTTTGCTATGATATGGCATGGCGCGCAGGCTGGAGCGTTTGACTTGAAAGCGGCTGTGATGGAGGCCATGACAGCGTTCCGCAGGGCAG GCGCTGACATCATCATCACCTACTACACACCTCAGCTGCTCACCTGGCTGAAGGAGTGA
- the tmem203 gene encoding transmembrane protein 203, protein MLFSLRELVQWLGFATFELFLHLLALMVFSMLVALQVDEFTGLSWWLVFVPLFAADGLSTYFTAIVSIRLYQDNEKRLAVLRLLWVLTVLSLKLVCEVLLCQKLAQQEQAKDLWFGLIVSPLFILLQLLMIRACRVN, encoded by the coding sequence ATGCTGTTCTCTCTTAGAGAGCTGGTCCAGTGGCTGGGCTTCGCGACCTTTGAACTCttcctccacctgctggctcTGATGGTCTTCAGCATGTTGGTCGCCCTGCAAGTCGATGAGTTCACCGGGCTAAGCTGGTGGCTGGTGTTCGTCCCACTGTTTGCTGCAGACGGCCTCAGCACATACTTCACTGCCATCGTGTCCATCCGGCTTTACCAGGATAACGAGAAGCGCCTGGCGGTGCTGCGGCTCCTCTGGGTCCTAACGGTGCTCAGCCTGAAGCTGGTGTGTGAAGTTCTGCTGTGCCAGAAGCTGGCCCAGCAGGAGCAAGCCAAAGACCTGTGGTTCGGCCTCATCGTCTCGCCGCTTTTCatcctcctgcagctgctcatGATACGAGCATGCCGTGTCAACTGA